ACTTAGTATGTGGATCGTAAGTTACCGAAATATTATTCAATTCGAGCATAGTTCATTTACAATTTCATTTAAATCAAGAGAAAACCTATTAACGATTTTCTTGTCGAGAAGTTTTTTCGAAAGTATCGCCTCATTCAAATTTGATACATTAACACTTGAAAGAAATTCTATATCGCTAAAAACTTCGTAAGGCGTTCCAGTTTTAACAATACGTCCATCGTTAAGAACTATTATATTGTCTGAAAAAACTGTTTCTTCTGGATGATGAGTTATATAAAGTATTCCCTTCCCTTCTCCCATTTTTAAAATCAATTTTAAGGTATTCCTTCTATTTACAGGATCGAGAAGGGATGTAACCTCGTCAAAAACTATAAAGTCAGGTTCAAGAACCAAAACAGAGGCAAGTGCTACTTTTTGCTTTTCTCCTCCGGAGAGGAGTGTCGGTGGAAAATGCAAAAAAGTCTTTAGATTGAGTTTATCTGCAATATCAAGAATTCTTTCTCTAATTTCTGACCTATCAAGCCCCATATTTTCAAGCCCAAAGGCAAGGTCGTCCTCTACTGTAATACCTACAAACTGGTTATCAGGGTTTTGAAAAACAACTCCTACCTTAAACTTTGCAATTCTATTAACATCAAAATCCTTAAGGGACTTTCCTTCTAAGAAAACATCTCCCTCAGAAGATAATAAAAGCCCGTTTGCAAGACGGGCTATGGTAGATTTTCCTGAACCATTGGAGCCAATTACTGATATAAACTCCCCTCTCTTAAGAGTAAAGCTAACATCCTTAAGGACAAGGGGGCTGTCTCCACCGTAAGAGAAGGAGACACTACGAAATTCAAGCATGTGCTATTATTCTTTAACGAGTTCAATAATAACAAGGGGAGTGCCATCTCCACGCCTAAATTTAGCAAGTTTCAAAATCCTTGTATAGCCGCCTGGTCTATCTTTGTACTCTTTTGCAAGTTCGAAGAGCTTATAAACTGCCTCTTTATCGAACAATACAGAGTGTGCATACCTTCTTGTATTGAGGTTGTCGTCTTTCGCTTTTGTTATGAGTTTATCAACAATTCTTCTAACTTCTTTTGCCCTTGCCTCTGTTGTTTCGATTCTACCATTCAGAATAAGGGAAGTTGCAAGATTTCTTAAAACACTTTTTCTATAACTTGGATAAAAGCCCAATTTTCTAAGCGCTATTCCGTGATTCATAAGCGACCTCCTACTCTTTTAGTTTTAAACCTAACTTGTTCAGTGCTTCCTCAACACTCTTAAGAGAAGCGGCACCGAATTTCTCGAGGTTTAATAAGTCTTTTGCTGAATATTTAATCAAATCACCAACCGTATTTATGTTATTTTTTACAAGGACATTATATGCCCTCTCGGGAAGATTTAATTCTTCAACCTTCATGTTTTTTACTTCATCTGATATATCACTCAGTTTCTTACCATTTAGTAATTTTGTAAAGGCATTTGAATAGTCAAGAAGCACATTTATCGCTTCTACAAGGCATTGTCTTGGTGATTTATTGCCCTTTGTTTGAATACCAAGAATAAGGGCGTCAAAGTCTACTGATTCTTCAAATCTTGTGGGCTCAACTCTGAAAGTTGCTTTAAGCACAGGAGAAAAATTAGCATCGATAGGTATAACTATCTGTGGAAAATCCTCTAACTTCTCCACTGCCTCTTCAAGCAGATATCCTTTGCCTCTTCTTATGTATATTTCACCAGAAAGCCTGCCTTTAGAAGAAGAAATTGTTGCTATATGTAAATCTGGATTGTGTATGGTTACTTCGCTTGTATGTATAAGGTCGGAGGCTTTTAATTCACCAACACCGGTTTTTTCGAACCTGAGAACTGTTTTATCTATAGCTTCCATTGAGATAACGAGTTTCTTAACATTTAGAATTATCTCTTCAACATCTTCCACAACTCCCTCGATGGTAGAGAACTCGTGGATTACACCATCGATATAGATACCTACAGGAGCAACTCCCTCAATTGAACTAAGGAGAGTTCTCCTTATAGCAGTTCCCAGGGTCAATCCAAAACCACTCTCGAGAGGAGAAAATTTGAACTCCCCGTAATTTCCTTCTTCCTTCAAAACTTCAAGCGAAATACTCTCTAATCGCCACATTTTATCACTTCCTTATTACTTGGAGTACAATTCTACGATTAAAGTAGGATTGACATCAAGTGCAAGTTCTTTAATGTTAGGAAGTTCCTTCACAACACCTCTAAATGAATCCTTATTAACTTCAACCCAATTAGGGAAGGTATTTCTCTCTTCGAGCGAAGCCTTGATTACTGGAATTTGCCTTGAAGATTCCTTTACCTCTACAACATCACCCTTGTTAAGTATAACTGATGGAATATTAACTTTCTTACCATTCACAAGGATATGCCCGTGAGAAACAATTTGTCTTGCTGCACGTCTATTAGGAGCAAAACCCATTCTGTATACTACATTATCCAATCTTCTTTCGAGAAGTTCGAGCAATTTATCACCAGTCGGAATCTCCTTCTGTCTTATCGCTATGTCAAAATATCTTCTGAATTGTCTTTCGAGGACTCCGTACATTGCCTTTACCTTTTGTTTCTCCATCAAATGGAACTTATAATCAGTAGGTTTGTTCATATGGAGAACAACTTGCTTTTGACCTGGAATTCCTCTACCTTTTTCAAGAGGACAACTCTTTGTGTAGCACTTATCTCCCTTTAAGAAAAGTTTTTTCTGTTGTGCTCTACAAATCCTGCAAAGGGGTCCATTATATACTGCCATCTCAAACCTCCCTATACCCTTCTTAATTTTCTCGGTCTGCAACCGTTATGAGGAATAGGAGTAATATCCTTTATCTCCTCAATCTGTAATCCTGCAGACTGAAGCGCTCTAATAGCAACTTCTCTACCAGGACCGCCGCCCTTTACGAGTACAGAAACTCTTTTTGCTCCAAGGTTAATTGCTTCCTCTGCTGCTTTTTGGGCTGCAACTTGTGCCGCAAATGGTGTTCCCTTCTTTGTTCCTTTAAAACCATTGCTTCCAGCAGATGACCAGCATACAACATTGCCCTGCTCATCTGTAACTGTAACAATTGTATTATTAAAAGTAGAATTTATGTACACTTTAGCAGTACCTGCTATCTTTTGTACTTTCTTTTTAGAACTCGTCTTTCCTTTTTTCATCTTACCTCCTTACGCACTCTTTCTAACAGATCCAACAGTCTTCTTTGGACCTTTTCTTGTTCTTGCATTAGTTCTTGTTCTCTGACCTCTTACAGGTAAGCCTCTCTTGTGTCTAATCCCTCTGTAGCAATTTATTTCAATAAGTTTTTTAATGTTGTTTGCGATGATTTTTCTCAAATCACCT
This genomic stretch from Caldisericum sp. harbors:
- a CDS encoding ATP-binding cassette domain-containing protein, whose product is MLEFRSVSFSYGGDSPLVLKDVSFTLKRGEFISVIGSNGSGKSTIARLANGLLLSSEGDVFLEGKSLKDFDVNRIAKFKVGVVFQNPDNQFVGITVEDDLAFGLENMGLDRSEIRERILDIADKLNLKTFLHFPPTLLSGGEKQKVALASVLVLEPDFIVFDEVTSLLDPVNRRNTLKLILKMGEGKGILYITHHPEETVFSDNIIVLNDGRIVKTGTPYEVFSDIEFLSSVNVSNLNEAILSKKLLDKKIVNRFSLDLNEIVNELCSN
- the rpsK gene encoding 30S ribosomal protein S11, whose translation is MKKGKTSSKKKVQKIAGTAKVYINSTFNNTIVTVTDEQGNVVCWSSAGSNGFKGTKKGTPFAAQVAAQKAAEEAINLGAKRVSVLVKGGGPGREVAIRALQSAGLQIEEIKDITPIPHNGCRPRKLRRV
- the rplQ gene encoding 50S ribosomal protein L17 translates to MNHGIALRKLGFYPSYRKSVLRNLATSLILNGRIETTEARAKEVRRIVDKLITKAKDDNLNTRRYAHSVLFDKEAVYKLFELAKEYKDRPGGYTRILKLAKFRRGDGTPLVIIELVKE
- a CDS encoding DNA-directed RNA polymerase subunit alpha; the protein is MWRLESISLEVLKEEGNYGEFKFSPLESGFGLTLGTAIRRTLLSSIEGVAPVGIYIDGVIHEFSTIEGVVEDVEEIILNVKKLVISMEAIDKTVLRFEKTGVGELKASDLIHTSEVTIHNPDLHIATISSSKGRLSGEIYIRRGKGYLLEEAVEKLEDFPQIVIPIDANFSPVLKATFRVEPTRFEESVDFDALILGIQTKGNKSPRQCLVEAINVLLDYSNAFTKLLNGKKLSDISDEVKNMKVEELNLPERAYNVLVKNNINTVGDLIKYSAKDLLNLEKFGAASLKSVEEALNKLGLKLKE
- the rpsD gene encoding 30S ribosomal protein S4, translating into MAVYNGPLCRICRAQQKKLFLKGDKCYTKSCPLEKGRGIPGQKQVVLHMNKPTDYKFHLMEKQKVKAMYGVLERQFRRYFDIAIRQKEIPTGDKLLELLERRLDNVVYRMGFAPNRRAARQIVSHGHILVNGKKVNIPSVILNKGDVVEVKESSRQIPVIKASLEERNTFPNWVEVNKDSFRGVVKELPNIKELALDVNPTLIVELYSK